The following are encoded together in the Lactuca sativa cultivar Salinas chromosome 1, Lsat_Salinas_v11, whole genome shotgun sequence genome:
- the LOC111913900 gene encoding uncharacterized protein LOC111913900 yields MEFLKMRKFRKAHKPNPEKESDNNPVPVPGPEEPKKDNDDDLGKSATADVDNATEADEDDDDFIMNEVKRRLKELRRNSFMVLIPEETCPEEEEPEEEEEDEGQASSNEWRDVEAEGRQLWSCFGAFYDKYCERMLFFDRLTTQLLKEIGSLNPSTPSPRSVSKKLTSPLRCLSLKKFEPPEDETEHLQQQPENDPYLDLETAYVSQLCLTWEALHCQYSQLSQIQSENSKCYNHSAQQFQQFQVLLQRFIENEPFERGLRPEVYGQTRNSLSKLLQVPNILGQDRKEMTEEESEMVVEASDLLRIIETSILTFQLFIKMDKKKSNGVRNLFGGQNQMVTPVQQVQASLEKKKVKLKELWKKRKGGKKNQWPGTQEEVELLLGVIDVKVINRVLRMVKISKDQLFWSEEKMKKLDLSAASGKLQRDPSPILFPC; encoded by the exons ATGGAGTTCCTTAAAATGAGAAAGTTCAGAAAAGCCCACAAACCAAACCCAGAAAAGGAATCCGACAACAATCCTGTTCCTGTTCCGGGTCCAGAAGAGCCCAAGAAAGATAACGACGATGACTTGGGGAAATCGGCGACGGCGGATGTTGATAATGCTACAGAAGCCGATGAGGACGACGATGACTTTATCATGAACGAGGTAAAGAGAAGACTGAAAGAACTGAGAAGGAACAGTTTCATGGTGCTGATACCTGAAGAAACATGTCCCGAGGAAGAGGAAccagaggaggaggaggaagacgAAGGTCAAGCCAGCTCCAATGAGTGGCGGGATGTAGAAGCCGAAGGCCGACAATTATGGTCTTGTTTTGGTGCTTTCTACGATAAGTACTGTGAGCGCATGTTGTTCTTCGATCGTCTCACTACACAGCTCTTAAAAGAAATCG GTTCACTCAATCCTTCGACTCCATCACCAAGATCTGTGTCCAAGAAGCTTACATCCCCTCTTCGATGTCTATCTTTGAAAAAATTCGAACCCCCTGAAGATGAAACAGAGCACCTGCAACAACAACCAGAGAATGATCCATATCTGGATCTTGAAACAGCATACGTATCTCAACTTTGCTTGACATGGGAGGCACTTCATTGCCAGTATTCTCAACTAAGCCAGATTCAATCTGAAAATTCCAAATGTTACAACCATAGCGCACAACAGTTTCAGCAGTTTCAGGTTTTGCTGCAACGGTTTATTGAAAACGAACCTTTTGAACGTGGTCTTAGGCCTGAAGTTTATGGTCAAACAAGAAACTCGCTTTCTAAACTTCTGCAAGTTCCGAATATATTAG GTCAAGATAGAAAGGAGATGAcagaagaggaatcggaaatgGTTGTGGAAGCTTCAGATCTTCTTAGAATAATTGAGACCTCGATTCTTACTTTTCAACTGTTCATAAAGATGGACAAGAAGAAGTCAAATGGTGTCCGGAATCTATTTGGAGGTCAGAATCAGATGGTTACCCCTGTTCAGCAGGTGCAGGCGTCACTGGAGAAG AAGAAGGTGAAGTTGAAGGAGCtgtggaagaagaggaaaggtggGAAGAAGAATCAGTGGCCTGGAACACAAGAGGAGGTGGAGTTGTTACTTGGGGTTATAGATGTGAAGGTGATAAACAGGGTGTTGAGGATGGTGAAGATTAGTAAAGATCAATTGTTTTGGAGtgaagaaaagatgaagaaattgGATTTATCAGCAGCAAGTGGAAAACTTCAAAGGGATCCATCTCCTATTCTTTTCCCTTGTTGA